CCATGAAGCCGGCCATCGAGGACCGGACCGTCGTCGTCACCGGCGGGAGCGGCTTCATCGGGAGCCACCTCGTCGAGGCGGTCGCGCCGACCAACGACGTCCGCGTCGTCGATACCGCCGGGGGCCAGCAGTCCCGTCGGTTCCCGACGGACGTCGACGTCGTCACGGGCGACGTTCGCGACGCGGCCACGCGGGACGCGGCGCTCGACGGTGCCGACGTCCTCTTTCACGAGGCGGCCATCGCGAGCGTCGAGCGGTCCATCGAGGAACCCGAGGAGAGCCACGCCGTGAACGTCGATGCCACGCTGTCGCTCCTCGAAACGGCTCGCCGAACCGGGACCC
This sequence is a window from Halococcus hamelinensis 100A6. Protein-coding genes within it:
- a CDS encoding NAD-dependent epimerase/dehydratase family protein, which gives rise to MKPAIEDRTVVVTGGSGFIGSHLVEAVAPTNDVRVVDTAGGQQSRRFPTDVDVVTGDVRDAATRDAALDGADVLFHEAAIASVERSIEEPEESHAVNVDATLSLLETARRTGTRVVFASSAAIYGDPDRVPVSEDEPKAPNSPYGLEKLSGDHYCRLYNHLYDVETVSLRYFNVYGPRQSAGSYSGVISTFVSQAQS